Proteins encoded in a region of the Raphanus sativus cultivar WK10039 chromosome 8, ASM80110v3, whole genome shotgun sequence genome:
- the LOC108822226 gene encoding uncharacterized protein LOC108822226, protein MVFLSRKKPPPPPSSSSPAAPPPKFPQPQEKSTVEPDAVEKMTAILAEAGCTLNNPYGPPCLPSDLHSFRRHLTTRFSSFSAAERDSVSDLRSVFVSGFSSYIQSPSNLRRVLSSASSTKRDETLLRNLLLVSPIQLDLQETLLEKLPEYFDVVSGCSLEEDVARLIINHFRWLDFIVSPDVFTDKLMEVLSISPPHLKKEIIGSLPEIIGDHISPAVVDSLEKMLQEDSSVVVPVLDSFSNLNLDDQLQEQALTVAISCIRTIDAEHMPYLIRFLLLAATQANVRRIISQIRQQLKFTGMSQPCASQNKLKGKAPAYDSEGSILHALRSSLRFKNILCQEIMKELNSLEKPRDFKVIDVWLLILMYMNGDPIRKSIEKIFKKKVVDGCIQEALFDQCISGNKEFVKDNFGSFISLAEHLLSCKEDKAREFGSHIYTRLFEGFADNYSRQEILGALVTHVGSDNEFEVSSVLEMMTVLAKKYAQQLLPFSSHINGILDYLEGFTVENLHKVYEVFSLLALSARTSPDSFRSSISNELMMIVRKQVSHPDLKYKKMGLVGTLRIISSLGDANSVPDCSSSQVSDCGEILELLKTSVDSCRQSNLALIIFYDEFAAILSHKLLQPEIMEWIGKHLGEFESLFLADIDNGEMADKSSYSGLEGDLWMNLDGSISPICLNILALASSSSESCCLQILPSNFLLLSSVERLTNNGSLAGIDALLGCPLHLPSSKYFAAAGWQSLTKKQREILSLSLYYAANWIRELLNAFSSQIDKRDGCISQATEKDVTTKLLKRLRNLIFLESLLSNLITLSPQSLPELHPYSATSEQTEHPERKNEKRKLQDDASQRKGNMKNKLKKPKQSNVDEHLRQPTILDAFKKAGVVTSQTQLHENPSPSSLDCRTASGSTHETCSSDESLSVKIPQVSPALAAQRFKFRPLLPQCLSILKFPKVQSQDIRSPEYKAELPLYLYLLQDLHTKLDSLVPPGKQLPFKRGSPPGSFRRFRLVELFSQIKGLFPSLRMHLNIAMSLLIKGEETSQTIWRDEFAKAGNPITSNIVVSESLIYTMVCKEVLFCFSKMLTLPGFETDKSLLLDLLEAFQPTEIPVASFPDLQPFPSPGTKDYMYIGVYCFFEDILSNACSFSFDLAFECLLTLQLVVTSAQKNIGKVSEGATKKRDAGPIQVLVSSLHAKLGTSAEKLLRNEWIDESTDNKGLKNKGEMVQNILRIYLETSGSPSDLLNELACTTLPQASLSKSTGEDDAHDHEFPTLCSATFRGWYKTLHEENLAILNKLVKAVSSEKRQNCQSEATETHLKDIQKTVNVIVSLVNLCRSHEKVTIHGMAIKYGGKFVDSFLKVFDFLEAHFQDHNELVIQLVKDLQKATRTLQTLCSEAKGMKQTAITSKIPATKRSLERFLFHVKALLHTTSRGSNFWMGSLKHKDLRGQIVSSQAYVDNETYEVEEETMSGGEDPMEADELPLSP, encoded by the exons ATGGTGTTTCTCTCTCGCAAAAAGCCTCCACCGCCTCCCTCATCTTCCTCCCCAGCTGCTCCGCCTCCCAAATTCCCCCAGCCGCAAGAGAAATCCACCGTCGAACCCGACGCGGTGGAGAAGATGACTGCGATTCTAGCGGAAGCTGGCTGCACACTGAACAACCCCTACGGTCCTCCATGTCTCCCCTCCGATCTCCACTCCTTCCGCCGCCATCTCACCACTCGCTTTTCGTCTTTCTCCGCCGCCGAGAGAGATAGCGTCAGTGATCTCCGCTCAGTTTTCGTATCTGGATTCTCATCGTACATTCAATCTCCGAGTAATCTTCGTAG AGTGCTTTCCTCTGCTTCATCAACAAAGAGAGACGAGACATTACTCCGTAACCTCCTCCTTGTATCTCCCATCCAACTCGATCTACAAGAAACGCTACTCGAGAAGCTTCCGGAGTACTTCGACGTCGTTTCGGGATGTTCCCTCGAGGAGGATGTTGCTCGCCTTATCATCAACCATTTCCGTTGGCTCGACTTCATCGTTAGTCCCGATGTGTTCACCGATAAGCTGATGGAAGTTCTATCGATCTCTCCTCCGCACTTGAAGAAGGAGATCATTGGATCGTTGCCGGAGATTATCGGTGATCACATCTCGCCCGCTGTGGTTGATTCTCTAGAGAAGATGCTTCAGGAGGATTCTTCCGTTGTTGTTCCAGTGCTTGATTCTTTCTCTAATCTCAATTTAGATGATCAATTGCAAGAACAG GCGCTTACGGTAGCGATATCGTGTATTAGAACAATCGACGCAGAGCATATGCCTTATCTAATTAGGTTCTTGCTTCTTGCTGCTACTCAAGCAAATGTTAGAAGAATAATCTCTCAGATACGCCAACAGTTGAAGTTCACCGGAATGTCACAACCTTGTGCTTCTCAAAATAAGCTCAAAGGAAAAGCGCCTGCATACGATTCAGAAGGTTCTATTCTCCATGCTCTGAGATCAAGCCTTCGATTTAAGAAC ATACTCTGTCAAGAAATTATGAAGGAGCTGAATAGTCTGGAGAAACCTCGAGATTTCAAGGTAATCGATGTATGGCTGCTTATTCTCATGTATATGAATGGGGATCCCATCAGGAAGAGCATCGAGAAGATATTTAAGAAGAAAGTGGTTGATGGATGCATACAAGAAGCCTTGTTTGATCAATGTATAAGTGGCAATAAAGAGTTTGTGAAG GATAATTTTGGGTCGTTTATTTCTTTGGCCGAACACCTCTTATCATGCAAAGAAGACAAGGCAAGGGAGTTTGGCTCTCATATCTATACTCGCCTTTTTGAAGGGTTTGCTGACAATTATTCAAGACAAGAG ATACTAGGTGCCTTAGTGACACATGTGGGATCTGATAACGAATTTGAGGTCAGTTCAGTCCTAGAGATGATGACGGTTCTGGCAAAAAAATATGCACAGCAACTCCTTCCCTTTTCTTCTCACATAAATG GTATTTTGGACTACTTAGAGGGATTTACTGTGGAAAATTTGCATAAG GTCTATGAGGTTTTCAGTCTACTCGCACTATCAGCTCGTACAAGTCCTGATTCTTTTCGATCTTCAATTTCAAATGAACTTATGATGATAGTAAGGAAGCAG GTTAGTCATCCAGACCTCAAGTACAAAAAGATGGGCTTAGTTGGAACGCTAAGGATTATTTCATCACTTGGGGATGCAAACAGTGTTCCTGACTGTTCATCATCTCAG GTTTCAGATTGTGGGGAAATTTTGGAGCTCTTAAAGACATCTGTAGACTCTTGCAGACAGTCTAACTTAGCCCTAATTATTTTCTATGATGAGTTCGCTGCAATTCTCAGCCATAAACTACTTCAGCCAGAAATTATGGAGTG GATTGGGAAGCATCTGGGAGAATTTGAGTCACTATTTCTAGCCGATATTGACAACGGAGAAATGGCTGATAAGAGTTCATATTCTGGACTAGAAG GGGATCTCTGGATGAACTTGGATGGTAGTATATCACCAATCTGTTTGAACATTTTGGCCCTGGCATCTTCATCCTCAGA GTCTTGTTGTCTGCAGATTCTTCcttcaaattttcttttgctaTCATCT GTTGAGAGGTTGACAAATAATGGATCCCTTGCTGGAATTGATGCTCTGCTCGGATGCCCTTTGCACCTTCCTTCTTCCAAG TACTTTGCTGCAGCTGGATGGCAATCTTTAACAAAAAAGCAGAGAGaaatcctctctctctctttatattATGCTGCAAACTGGATACGAGAACTC CTTAACGCCTTCAGTTCCCAAATTGACAAAAGGGATGGCTGCATTAGTCAGGCTACAGAAAAGGATGTAACAACAAAGCTTCTGAAGCGACTCAGAAATCTAAT ATTCCTGGAAAGCTTATTGAGCAATTTGATTACGCTATCTCCTCAGTCTCTACCGGAGCTCCACCCTTATTCAGCCACAAGCGAACAAACTGAGCATCCAGAGAGGAAAAATGAGAAGAGGAAACTACAAGATGATGCTTCCCAACGCAAGggaaacatgaaaaataaattgaaaaagcCAAAGCAGTCAAATGTTGATGAACACTTGCGACAGCCAACTATTTTGGACGCTTTCAAGAAAGCAGGAGTAGTCACGAGTCAAACACAGCTACATGAAAATCCTTCCCCCTCATCGTTAGATTGCAGGACAGCGTCAGGGTCAACGCATGAAACTTGTTCTAGTGATGAATCTCTAAGTGTAAAGATTCCTCAAGTTTCCCCGGCCCTTGCAGCCCAAAGATTCAAATTCAGGCCTCTTCTTCCTCAATGCCTTTCCATCCTAAAATTTCCAAAG GTGCAGAGCCAAGATATACGAAGCCCTGAATATAAAGCTGAG CTACCCCTGTATTTGTATCTTTTGCAAGATCTTCATACCAAGCTGGATAGTCTTGTTCCTCCTGGTAAACAACTTCCTTTCAAACGTGGAAGCCCTCCAGGTAGTTTCCGGAGGTTCAGATTGGTTGAACTTTTCAGTCAAATAAAAGGACTTTTTCCAAGCCTCAGGATGCATTTGAATATAGCAATGTCCTTGCTCATAAAAG GTGAGGAAACTTCTCAAACTATTTGGAGAGATGAGTTTGCTAAGGCTGGAAATCCAATCACATCCAATATAGTGGTTTCTGAATCTCTGATTTATACAATGGTGTGCAAAGAAGTTTTATTCTGTTTCAGCAAG ATGTTGACCCTCCCTGGGTTTGAAACAGACAAATCGCTGCTGCTGGATCTTCTGGAAGCGTTCCAGCCCACAGAAATTCCAGTTGCTAGCTTCCCAGATTTGCAACCTTTCCCTTCACCTGGAACAAAGGACTACATGTATATTGGTGTTTATTGTTTCTTTGAAGATATTTTAAGCAACG CTTGTTCCTTCTCGTTTGATCTGGCCTTCGAATGTCTTCTCACCCTACAGTTAGTGGTGACCTCTGCACAGAAAAATATTGGTAAGGTATCTGAAGGAGCTACTAAGAAAAGAGATGCAGGTCCCATTCAGGTTCTTGTATCCAGTCTGCATGCCAAACTGGGAACTTCGGCTGAGAAACTTCTCAGGAAtgaatggatagatgaaagtaCTGATAATAAGGGTTTGAAGAACAAA GGTGAAATGGTGCAGAACATATTGCGAATATATCTGGAAACCAGTGGATCCCCATCTGATTTGCTCAATGAACTTGCTTGTACCACTTTGCCACAG GCCTCTCTATCCAAGTCAACAGGAGAAGATGATGCTCATGATCATGAATTCCCTACACTATGTTCAGCGACTTTCAGAGGATGGTACAAGACATTG CATGAAGAAAATCTTGCAATTCTCAACAAACTG GTGAAGGCTGTTAGCTCAGAGAAACGACAAAACTGTCAGTCTGAAGCTACCGAAACACACTTAAAAGACATTCAGAAGACTGTAAATGTGATAGTGTCTTTAGTCAACTTGTGTCGCTCGCATGAAAAG GTTACTATCCACGGAATGGCTATCAAGTATGGCGGGAAGTTCGTGGACTCATTTCTAAAAG TTTTTGATTTCCTGGAAGCACATTTTCAAGATCATAACGAATTAGTCATCCAGCTG GTCAAAGATCTCCAAAAGGCTACAAGAACATTACAGACTCTATGTTCTGAAGCTAAG GGTATGAAACAAACAGCCATCACCAGCAAAATACCAGCAACAAAGAGATCTTTAGAGCGCTTTCTGTTTCACGTGAAGGCTCTTCTCCATACAACATCACGCGGCTCCAACTTCTGGATGG GTAGCTTGAAACACAAGGACTTGAGAGGGCAAATAGTGAGTTCTCAGGCTTATGTAGATAACGAAACATATGAGGTAGAAGAAGAAACCATGTCCGGAGGAGAAGATCCCATGGAAGCGGATGAACTTCCCTTGTCACCTTAA